The Cyanobacterium stanieri LEGE 03274 genome segment GCCCTGGCAACCCTCAAAGTGCAGGAATTTGCCTCGAACTTGTACAGAAAATGGGTCAAGATTACCCCATTTTAGGAGTCTGTTTAGGTCATCAAACCATCGGCGAAGCCTACGGCGGTAAGATAATTCCTGCCCCTAGTCTGATGCACGGTAAAACCTCCCCCATCCTCCACAACAACCAAGGGGTATTTAAAGATATTTCCTCCCCCTTTCAAGCTACCCGCTACCATAGTTTGATTGTCGATAAAAGTTCTATTCCTTCAGTATTAGAAATTACCGCTTGGACAGAGGACGATATTATCATGGGTATCCGACACAAGCAATATCCTTGGATTGAAGGTGTACAGTTTCACCCCGAAAGCATCTTAACGGATTCTGGGTTACAATTATTACGAAATTTCCTCAAATCTATCGCTAAATATGATTAATCGTCGTGACTGGCTACGCTTAGGAGGGGTAGGGCTTTTAACTTCCCTGCTTAGTGCTAAATATTCCCCCCAAAGGGCGATCGCCCAAAACTCAGGAACAGGAGTTAATCTCCGATGGCTAGGCCATAGCTGTTTTCTGTTTACAGGCAATAACCTACGAGTCTTATCCAACCCCTTCGAGCCTATCGGTTGCACCGCTAACTATCCCGCTCCCACCGTTAACGCCGATGCCGTCATGATTAGCAGTCGTCTTCTCGATGAAGGAGCCGCGGGGGGGTTACCTAACAACCCCCAACTAATGGTTGAATCAGGAGTATATCAAGTCGGGGGCATACAATTTCAGGGCATCAGAACATTTCACGATCGCCAACGGGGCAGAAGATTTGGCGAAAATATTGTTTGGCGTTGGAATCAAGGGGGAGTTAATATTCTACACCTAGGCGGCATCGCTTCCCCCATTGATGTGGAACAACGTATCTTGATGGGTAGCCCTGATGTTGCCCTTATTCCCATCGGCGGAGGCCCTAAAAACTATAACCCCCAAGAAGCCATGGACGCCATCAGAGTATTACGCCCCAAAGTAGTATTTCCTACCCAATATCTTACCAACAACGCTGATACTAATAGTTGTGATTTAGTTTCCCTAGAGGAGTTTTTAACCCTCGCAAGAGCCGAAGAATTTAACAT includes the following:
- a CDS encoding anthranilate synthase component II, with product MILVIDNYDSFTYNLVQYLGELSAEFTIAQDVVVYRNDQITLTQLQELKPDAIVISPGPGNPQSAGICLELVQKMGQDYPILGVCLGHQTIGEAYGGKIIPAPSLMHGKTSPILHNNQGVFKDISSPFQATRYHSLIVDKSSIPSVLEITAWTEDDIIMGIRHKQYPWIEGVQFHPESILTDSGLQLLRNFLKSIAKYD
- a CDS encoding MBL fold metallo-hydrolase codes for the protein MNRRDWLRLGGVGLLTSLLSAKYSPQRAIAQNSGTGVNLRWLGHSCFLFTGNNLRVLSNPFEPIGCTANYPAPTVNADAVMISSRLLDEGAAGGLPNNPQLMVESGVYQVGGIQFQGIRTFHDRQRGRRFGENIVWRWNQGGVNILHLGGIASPIDVEQRILMGSPDVALIPIGGGPKNYNPQEAMDAIRVLRPKVVFPTQYLTNNADTNSCDLVSLEEFLTLARAEEFNIRRIQGNQTTIRPRDLPSQGTLIRVFG